The following coding sequences lie in one Streptomyces venezuelae genomic window:
- a CDS encoding FtsK/SpoIIIE domain-containing protein, whose amino-acid sequence MSGNVVPLHKTPAPPDTEPGPNLTAVPEPAPAPVVPLWVRSGRAVRHAVTHERTREAGRLAVRHGMYVVGGTRIVTRRAWDGRTGARYERLLRAAEATGNYEVAAEWEERLQRFREARHRRRMDLLKSPVDVAKGLAVGTGAGIGALVGLGVVLAIANEDITDVLTPLMAVIEFIRLLITIVSVVWGPALKVGPLLVLLALWSVGRKQQAAPNWVLPANARSGEGEPITPSIVVKALGDLGVPALRNAIKEMGDAGAAMLGPIRIAGCGVEVDVTLPSGVSTVEVQQRRRKLAENLTRHEHEVFITIPEAARTVRLWIADSGALDEPIGPSPLVTDETMTADYCKGKAPWGQDLRGDAAALSLYQRHLLITGLSNQGKTVALRSLALWLALDKSVQFLMGDLKGVGDWAMFDGLAHTLIQGPTDEHVIEVTEMVEAAVEEMNRRIQAPPGTTFPPLIVLVDEAQVAFMCPAKDEDRRPYGGSKANSRYFMAVRKIHNQGRAVNVLMWQGTQDPTNENLPKLVREGAHTRASLALGTESQARMALGDKAVDGGAAPNLLRPGLDRGTLVVASDGITIPAGQSSITVRTHYIDDDAAKAITDRAKALRDGVTTLHAIDRSEQRDPLTDILSVLGDAARVRTKDVLARLAALDAGAYGEWSFINLKRVLDGAGAEPHKSDGVMVVSRDRVARALANRPEDEGPDASISHID is encoded by the coding sequence ATGAGCGGCAACGTCGTACCCCTGCACAAAACCCCCGCCCCGCCCGACACCGAACCGGGCCCGAACCTCACCGCGGTGCCCGAGCCCGCCCCGGCGCCCGTCGTGCCGCTGTGGGTGCGCTCCGGGCGCGCCGTGCGGCACGCGGTCACCCACGAACGCACCCGTGAGGCGGGCCGGTTGGCCGTGCGGCACGGCATGTACGTGGTCGGCGGCACCCGCATCGTCACCCGTCGTGCGTGGGACGGCCGCACCGGCGCCCGCTACGAACGCCTCCTCCGCGCTGCTGAAGCCACCGGGAACTATGAGGTGGCCGCGGAGTGGGAGGAGCGGCTGCAGCGCTTCCGCGAAGCCCGTCACCGCCGCCGCATGGACCTCCTCAAGTCCCCCGTGGACGTGGCCAAGGGACTCGCGGTCGGGACCGGCGCCGGCATCGGCGCGCTCGTCGGGCTCGGGGTAGTGCTGGCCATCGCCAACGAGGACATCACTGACGTCCTCACGCCGTTGATGGCGGTCATCGAGTTCATCCGCCTGCTCATCACCATCGTCTCCGTCGTCTGGGGCCCCGCCCTCAAGGTCGGGCCGCTGCTGGTGCTGCTCGCGCTGTGGAGCGTGGGCCGCAAGCAGCAAGCCGCACCGAACTGGGTGCTCCCCGCCAACGCCCGCTCCGGCGAGGGCGAGCCCATCACCCCCTCGATCGTCGTCAAGGCCCTGGGTGACCTGGGGGTGCCCGCGCTGCGCAACGCCATCAAGGAGATGGGCGATGCGGGCGCGGCGATGCTGGGCCCGATCCGGATCGCCGGATGCGGCGTCGAAGTCGACGTCACCCTCCCCTCCGGGGTGTCCACGGTCGAGGTGCAGCAGCGGCGGCGCAAGCTCGCCGAGAACCTGACCCGGCACGAGCACGAGGTGTTCATCACCATCCCCGAAGCCGCCCGCACCGTCCGCCTGTGGATCGCCGACTCCGGTGCGCTGGACGAGCCGATCGGTCCGTCTCCGCTGGTCACCGACGAGACGATGACCGCCGACTACTGCAAGGGCAAGGCGCCGTGGGGGCAGGACCTGCGCGGCGACGCGGCCGCCCTCAGCCTCTACCAGCGCCACCTCCTCATCACGGGCCTGTCCAACCAGGGCAAGACCGTCGCCCTGCGCTCCCTGGCCCTGTGGCTGGCCCTGGACAAGTCGGTGCAGTTCCTCATGGGCGACCTCAAGGGCGTGGGCGACTGGGCCATGTTCGACGGCCTCGCCCACACGCTCATCCAGGGGCCGACCGACGAGCACGTCATCGAGGTCACCGAGATGGTCGAGGCCGCGGTCGAGGAGATGAACCGTCGCATCCAAGCCCCGCCCGGCACCACCTTCCCACCCCTGATCGTCCTCGTCGACGAGGCGCAGGTGGCGTTCATGTGCCCCGCCAAGGACGAGGACCGGCGCCCCTACGGCGGCTCGAAGGCCAACTCCCGCTACTTCATGGCCGTCCGCAAGATCCACAACCAGGGCCGTGCGGTGAACGTGCTGATGTGGCAGGGCACCCAGGACCCGACCAACGAGAACCTGCCCAAGCTGGTCCGCGAGGGCGCCCACACGCGCGCGTCCCTCGCCCTGGGCACCGAATCGCAGGCCCGTATGGCGCTCGGGGACAAGGCCGTGGACGGGGGCGCGGCCCCCAACCTTCTGCGTCCGGGCCTGGACCGGGGCACCCTGGTCGTCGCCTCCGACGGCATCACCATCCCGGCCGGACAGTCGTCCATCACGGTGCGCACGCACTACATCGACGACGACGCGGCCAAGGCCATCACCGACCGCGCCAAGGCCCTGCGCGATGGGGTCACCACCCTGCACGCCATCGACCGGAGCGAGCAGCGCGACCCGCTCACGGACATCCTGTCTGTGCTCGGGGACGCGGCCCGCGTGCGGACCAAGGACGTGCTTGCGCGGCTCGCCGCGCTCGACGCGGGCGCGTACGGCGAATGGTCGTTCATCAACCTCAAGCGGGTTCTCGACGGCGCGGGGGCGGAGCCGCACAAGTCCGACGGGGTCATGGTCGTCTCCCGTGACCGGGTCGCCCGCGCCCTCGCCAACCGCCCCGAGGACGAGGGTCCGGACGCTTCCATTTCGCACATCGACTAG
- a CDS encoding pRL2-8 translates to MAAKPAPPGECPQCWAHAHDKSIHKALKGEQCQPCLDHMNNGHPFLVPKKPSSWW, encoded by the coding sequence ATGGCCGCCAAACCGGCGCCTCCCGGTGAGTGCCCGCAGTGCTGGGCGCACGCCCACGACAAGAGCATCCACAAGGCCCTCAAGGGCGAGCAGTGCCAGCCGTGCCTGGACCACATGAACAACGGCCACCCCTTCCTGGTGCCCAAGAAGCCGTCCAGCTGGTGGTGA
- a CDS encoding protein spdB: MKAKTVLPAVAMTAVSMVLTLAVVMMWLGSTVPWPVALVVGLGIDGGWLATLAYERRLAAQGDHNRAVTAVGWSFGLLAAGVLVAHAVSVEESAGAWLAVAWLPIAAKALWLVHGLWERTALTTHALDAIQSIQQEARDEAAVARARLRAEASTEETRLTAVTAAGARVARVQAKTARTLSGAWSTLETARKGEGTGKALTSVTSPVTPGVTARWELPVWGPSEQVPALETAAPALTDAALDQLVDAIRTSEDPALSYRDMATRFRAAGHAASEVRLRAAWKRVA; this comes from the coding sequence GTGAAGGCGAAGACGGTACTGCCCGCGGTCGCGATGACGGCCGTGTCCATGGTCCTCACCCTCGCCGTAGTCATGATGTGGCTCGGTAGCACGGTGCCGTGGCCCGTCGCCCTGGTCGTCGGTCTGGGCATCGACGGCGGATGGCTGGCCACCCTCGCCTACGAACGCCGTCTCGCCGCGCAGGGCGACCACAACCGCGCCGTGACCGCCGTCGGCTGGTCCTTCGGTCTTCTGGCCGCCGGGGTCCTGGTTGCCCACGCGGTGAGCGTCGAGGAATCCGCCGGCGCATGGCTGGCGGTCGCCTGGCTGCCGATTGCTGCCAAGGCGCTGTGGCTGGTGCACGGTCTGTGGGAGCGGACCGCGCTCACCACCCACGCCTTGGATGCCATTCAGAGCATTCAGCAGGAGGCGCGCGATGAGGCGGCCGTGGCCCGTGCCCGGCTGCGGGCCGAGGCGAGCACCGAGGAGACGCGGCTGACGGCTGTGACGGCCGCCGGGGCACGCGTCGCCCGCGTCCAGGCCAAGACCGCCCGCACCCTGTCCGGGGCCTGGTCGACGCTGGAGACGGCCCGCAAGGGCGAAGGCACGGGCAAGGCCCTGACCAGCGTGACGAGTCCCGTCACACCCGGCGTCACAGCCCGCTGGGAGCTTCCCGTGTGGGGCCCGAGCGAGCAGGTCCCGGCGTTGGAAACGGCCGCACCCGCGCTCACGGATGCCGCGCTCGACCAGCTGGTCGACGCGATCCGCACGAGCGAGGACCCGGCCCTGTCCTACCGCGACATGGCCACCCGCTTCCGCGCCGCCGGGCACGCCGCGTCCGAAGTCCGTCTGCGGGCCGCCTGGAAACGCGTCGCCTGA
- a CDS encoding Pycsar system effector family protein: protein MSAIDSNLTAAHAEVKAEIARTDTKTSLLLAFVGALLAGTWTVAKDAPLYVPASAVGGLGMALLLAAAGLLLSSVRPNLGGRHGFPLWATLSAEEITAELAHDQRARDIAGLSRIAVRKFTGLKRAVDLTRAGGALLVLAALLQAGGAL, encoded by the coding sequence ATGAGCGCCATCGACTCCAACCTGACGGCCGCGCACGCCGAGGTGAAGGCCGAGATCGCCCGCACCGACACCAAGACCAGTCTCCTGCTCGCCTTCGTCGGTGCGCTGCTCGCAGGAACGTGGACGGTCGCCAAGGACGCACCCCTGTACGTGCCCGCCAGTGCGGTGGGCGGCCTGGGGATGGCGTTGCTGCTCGCCGCTGCGGGGCTGTTGCTGTCATCGGTGCGTCCGAACCTGGGCGGTCGGCACGGCTTCCCGCTGTGGGCAACGCTCAGCGCCGAGGAGATCACCGCTGAACTCGCCCACGACCAGCGGGCGCGGGACATCGCCGGACTCTCCCGCATCGCGGTGCGCAAGTTCACCGGCCTGAAGCGAGCGGTCGACCTGACCCGCGCGGGCGGTGCCCTGCTCGTCCTCGCCGCGCTCCTCCAGGCGGGAGGTGCGCTGTGA